The Punica granatum isolate Tunisia-2019 chromosome 4, ASM765513v2, whole genome shotgun sequence sequence TGAAAGGAAAGAAAGTTGAGTATTTTCTCTTGTTCAGATGATGTCAATAAGCAAGAggtaagaggagaagaaacAGTTCTTCAAGGGACATACAAGTTTTATGGGACAGGAATACCTAGTCCTTCACCATATTCTATGTAGTTCCAGCAACAAATCTTGTAATACTATCTTTTAATTGACGAAATTCACCAGATCCTATACAAGTTCCTCTTCCCTCCATATCCACTCCCCCCTCCATAAGAAATTCTTCCGAATGAAGTCCCTACGCATCCCTCTATCCAAACAAAGTGTAGATCAAAAACAATAACAAAGAGGTGACAATTTAAAATATCTGAATGTCTAGCACAGATTCTTGATAGTGGTTATTGGAATAAGGCCAACTCATGGCGCAAGTACCACTGATACTTCAAACaaacaagtatatgaatatcCACAAAGAGGTAAATTTGGGGACAAAGAGCCCGATAACTCGGTGTCCAGACCCACCTCTACCACCACTCTTAAACAACAGAACCAAGTTAAGAATCTAAGATTGCATAAACAAAACATACTTTGCAGCAGATTGACACTGTtcattattgtttcaggttcAGGGCATTCCACAGTTATATAAAGAATAATAGCCCCCAAAAGTGTGCTCTCACACCGTGAAACATTCTGCATAAACCAATTAAAAGTCCTTTTTCTGAGAGTCTGAAACAATTTTACTGGAAATTTGCAATAGAGAGGCTTCGAATAGAGGAAATCTGAAACTAACAGCTTTTTTGTTCATCAGAAAAGCTGAGTTCCTCGATTTCAATCTGCCCGACTTCTGATAGGAGATCCAGATGCATAATGTTTCTAATATATTTAAGTATGAAATCATCAGGAAAACCAAGGGTGAGTATTCATGGCACCAACAGTTTGCTCAGAATGAATAGCAGATCAGCTACGGCATCCGGGGATTGTCTTATACTATTTATCATTCAAGTTCTTCTACGATTAGTTCAATCTGATTGATAAATCATGCAGTACAGCATGTACAACTCCAGCATTTCATCGAAAGTCACGTCAGTAAAACCTACCTCATACTATTGTGTTAAAGACAAGTAGACAGCACTCTCATGAGATTTGCTGCTCAGCTCATGAATTAGAGGACATCACACAAACAACAGTCCTGCTATGAGAAGCATTATCaagcttgcttgcttgcttgctttctatgaaataaaattacaagtccTCGCACCAACATAGTTGTTTGAACAAACTGAAAGCAAAACCTTTACATGCTAAAGATCAATGTACCCATCTACAGAATGTCGGCACACAACCTATTGAATTCTGGGGCATTCCTCGAATAATCTCAACCAGATTACAGCAGTTGAAGTAAATGTAGCACTCAATTTCAAATCGCGAGTCGGCTTCTGCAAAGCCATAATATTTGGTTCGCCGATTAGATTCGACCGGAACAGTAATTCAACCAGTAAATGATTATAGACAAACACGAGAGCATCACCGCAAGAACGAATTTTTCCAACCGGGCACAAGAAAGATCTGACTGAGAGTCGCAGCCCCAACAAATGAATCGGAAGGAATGGAGGAGTCATGAATAACGAACCGTGGAGGGATCGACTTTGGGGAAGCTCTTGACAACGGAGAGGACCCTCTCCATGACTTCCTCCTTGGTGAGATGCTCGTCATGAGAGGACATGAAGCGGACCAGAGCGCCGCCGGAGAGGTTCCATTCCCGGGACCTGAGGCCGGCGAGAGCTTGCGACCTTACAGGGACTTTAATGTGGCGAAGAATCGCAGCCCTCATcgccatctctctctctctctctctctccgcaGGCAAGACAGTGACCGAGCTGCAGAGTCGAACCCTCGTTCCtcactgagagagagagagagagagagagtcacGCGCGGCGCACGTGACAACAGaacttaaataaataaataaataaaaacataatCGTTTTGAGGCTAGCCAGCCAAGGCCAAGCCAGCACAGCCACAGCCAAACTTGATTGATCGTCGTCACCAATCACAAATCGAATCCCATCCCACCCACCGGAAAAATGATATAATTGCCAGCCGGGCCGTACAGCCTGCCGCCATCGCCGCCGGCCGCCTGTCACCCGTCTCTGGTCTCCTCCTTCATGTGAGTACGGCCCTAGTATATGCTAGTTCTTATTTGTTCTGGATTCAACAAGGACGATATTTTGCTTTTCTTGCTCGTGCTGCTCGTTGACTTGTAAATGAGGAGATCTCATGGAACTTCGCACATGGTGGACGCAGTTTCTTCGCGGTGTTCTCCGTGCATAGATTCAGCTCCGAGACTTTTGAATTTTGCGAGTTTCGCTCTCGTCTAATTCAATTCCGGATTGTGATGGCAAATTTTCGTTTTCGGGTTTCCATTCTTTCGGTTTTTGTTGCTTTTCTTTGGCTGAAAATAATGCTTTTTTGCTTTGCATATTGACTGCTTCAGTACTTTAGATGGCCCGATACAATTGGTAGATCATATTGGTTTGAGTCTGTTGCTGCTTTCTTTCGTCTTGATTGGTGTTGTAGTTGATTTCTACTATTGTGCTTCCTTTTTTCAAAGCGAGCTGCTCGAATTTTTGGTAAAACTTAAGCTCCGATTCTAGTGATCGACGTAAGACGACCGTATTCACGAGCTTAGAGCTTATTCATATGGTAAGCTTATTGGTTGATTGGGTGTAAGACCTGCCACAGTGCAGTCGTCGCAAGCTCTCTCTAGTGTCTCGATTTTTCAATCTAGTTTTGATTCATTCTTCTATAGAATGTATTCAATCAACTGAAGTTGATTGCAGGGACGGATTGTATGTGTTAAAGCATTTCCATCGGTCTTTAAATGGGGTCTTCTTTACTGATGTGGGTTTGAAATATCATGTTTACGATTGTGATTGGAGCTGTGCATTTTTTCTAGTTTTTCTCGAGACCTAATAGCTTCTTAGTTTGTAGCTCGAAGATAGAAGCCTTTTATGTTCGCTTGCTCTGGTTTATGTATGCtagaaaaacaaataaatgttTTTTCCCCCCTCGCTTGGATGCCTGGCAAGTTCTTCTTGTGCGTGAATCCTGATAGTGATGCGTCTCTAGGGGCATAGAGTTTAAGGTGGGCTTCAAACTATCTCTAACATTAATATTATAGGTGTAGGTGTAGCAGGAGTTTGGTTGAAATGATTAAACTCAAGTTAATCCGTCCACAATAAAAATCCATTCCAACCCATATAGACTCATAATTTGAATTGCATAATGTTTTCTTACACAGTTTTTAATAGGGCAAGGTGCCTGTCCCCAGACCCATTGTTCACCAGCTTCTTGCTTAACTATTGGGAAGAGATAGGCTAAAAGATGCGTAATTTTATGAAGCCTacgaatttaaaaaagaaaaaagagttaATATGGATGATATTTGAAGCTTCTGCTGCATGGTACTCCTGTTGTTTCAGATAGCATGGCACTTGCTAGCACACTTCATGAAATTCTTTCAGCAGCTCAGGCGAGAAGTTTCATGTATTCACAAGTTGCAGGTACAGTAATGTGGTTATAGCAGGTATCATAACTTATGCTGATAGAAGCAATAAGATATAAGTAGAAGGAggttttaaaaattgaagacCTCCATATGGTGAGAACTGTCTCAAAAGCTTTGAATGTACGTGTAAAATTGGAGCCCCTGTGCAGTGTCCGCAGAGACATGTATGTGCCTGATCCTTCTAGATCTGTTCTAATATGTCATTTCTTCATCTTCCCCTGTTCCTCCTCTTACTCTACTTGTCTTCACTTTCCTTTGGCATCAAATACATGAATGCCCCCGTCTCATGATTTGTGGtacaataataaaaacaatttaCTTAATTGTTCTTTTGTTGGTTATTGGTGGTGTTCATATTCGATGAATCGCTTTCGTTGGCCTAGCCGTACTCTATACTTGCTTATTTGATGTCATCTTCTTTATAGAGTTAAATGCTTGTTCTCACAAAAGCAAGTGACACACTCATGTGAACATATTCAGCAGACAATTTTAATTTGCCTGGTTTACTATGATCACAAATTTTCTGCTTGGAGTCCCATAGCTGAGGTCCTAATAGACATCTTCACTCTTCTTGGCAGATTGTGAAGAACCAATCATGAGCAGAGAAGGAGAAATAACAAACCAATTTCATTTGATGAAACTTGGGCGGTGGCAGTGGTGGATTTTGGTGGCCGTGAACATCTTCTTCCTAGTCGCAGGACAAGCTGCTGCAGTAATCCTTGGGAGGTTCTACTACGACCAGGGTGGAAACAGCAAGTGGTTGGCAACCCTTGTGCAAACTGCAGCTTTCCCGGTCCTCTTCATtcccttctttcttcttgcaTCCGCTAAAGATTCTTCCGATTCTTCTACCGCGCCTTCTATCCGAACTCTCGCATTGATCTATTTCGTCCTCGGAGTGCTCATTGCGGGTGATAACATGCTATACTCTGTCGGGCTATTGTACCTCTCTGCCTCCACCTACTCTCTCATCTGTGCCACTCAGCTAGCGTTCAATGCTGTTTTCTCGTACTTCATAAACTCCCAGAAGTTCACCATCTTAATCCTCAATTCTGTCGTCGTGCTGACCTTGTCTGCTTCCCTCATTGCGGTGAATGATGATTCCGACAAGCCGTCTGGAGTCTCCAAGTGGAAATACTTCATTGGGTTCATTTGCACCATTGCAGCTTCTGCTATGTACTCGCTTATTCTCTCCCTCATGCAACTGTCTTTCGACAAGTTCATAAAGAAGGAAACCTTCTCCGCTGTACTAGAGATGCAGATCTATACTTCCCTTGTCGCTACCTGTGTTTCAACTGTGGGCCTCTTTGCAAGCGGAGAATGGAATACTCTGCATGGAGAAATGGAGGCCTTTGGGAAGGGAAGCCTTGCTTATGTGATGACTGTGGTTTGGACTGCTATTTCATGGCAGGTATGTTCGGTGGGTGTCGTGGGCTTGATATTTATCGTGTCCTCTCTCTTCTCGAACGTCATAAGTACTGTCTCTTTGGCGATAACTCCCATCGCTTCGGTGATAGCTTTTCATGATAAGATGGGCGGGGTGAAGGTTATCGCACTGCTCCTTGCTTGTTGGGGCTTTGCAAGCTATATCTATCAGAACTATGTCGACGATTCTAATGCGCGGAAAGCTCAGATTGATGTGGATGGAAGCCAAAATGATTCCGTCTGCTGATGATTTTGGCAAGTAATTCGATCTGTAAATGATTTCTACCAAAGTTATTTGTcttaggaaattttttttgaagcTATTATATTCTAAGTTGAAGGCATATTGAAATTTCATTGTCGTAATTGCCATTGACATGGAAGAACGATCTGTTGTCAATGGTATCTGTAGTTTCTTTCCTCAGTATTACTTTACATGATGTGCAAAGCATGTCGGCAATTCTTTGAAATGTATTTGTTCCTATTGATAAGGTGGTTTTAGAAGGGGCAAGAGATTACTATATTGCGTATAGTTAGTACTGAGAAAATTAAATCAAGCACTTCATGACAATCTCAAATATAACAACTAAGATCGCAATTaatgaattgatcaaaatttaaaaaattgaaaattaatcgGCGTGAGAAATTAATTCACGGATGGAGTAAAATTTTGGAttaatgttttcttttcatgtCCTAAGGCTGCATGTTCGAGTCACATGTGCCGGATAGTTCGAGCAACATTGAGAAAATGCCATCTTCCAAATATGGCAAGAGCACATAAATAAATCTTTGCTGCTTAATCAAGTTTCACTGGTTTATGAATATCTAACATGAAAATCTTAAATACCGAGCATCTTTGTTCTAAAacaaacaattaaaatatatttttgttctaaaacaaacaattaaaaaatattttttttccatttataa is a genomic window containing:
- the LOC116202817 gene encoding acyl carrier protein 1, mitochondrial: MAMRAAILRHIKVPVRSQALAGLRSREWNLSGGALVRFMSSHDEHLTKEEVMERVLSVVKSFPKVDPSTVTPDVHFQKDLGLDSLDNVEIVMALEEEFKLEIPDLEADKIDSTRLAIEYIYNHPMAG
- the LOC116202815 gene encoding probable purine permease 11 isoform X1, whose product is MALASTLHEILSAAQARSFMYSQVADCEEPIMSREGEITNQFHLMKLGRWQWWILVAVNIFFLVAGQAAAVILGRFYYDQGGNSKWLATLVQTAAFPVLFIPFFLLASAKDSSDSSTAPSIRTLALIYFVLGVLIAGDNMLYSVGLLYLSASTYSLICATQLAFNAVFSYFINSQKFTILILNSVVVLTLSASLIAVNDDSDKPSGVSKWKYFIGFICTIAASAMYSLILSLMQLSFDKFIKKETFSAVLEMQIYTSLVATCVSTVGLFASGEWNTLHGEMEAFGKGSLAYVMTVVWTAISWQVCSVGVVGLIFIVSSLFSNVISTVSLAITPIASVIAFHDKMGGVKVIALLLACWGFASYIYQNYVDDSNARKAQIDVDGSQNDSVC
- the LOC116202815 gene encoding probable purine permease 11 isoform X2, whose product is MSREGEITNQFHLMKLGRWQWWILVAVNIFFLVAGQAAAVILGRFYYDQGGNSKWLATLVQTAAFPVLFIPFFLLASAKDSSDSSTAPSIRTLALIYFVLGVLIAGDNMLYSVGLLYLSASTYSLICATQLAFNAVFSYFINSQKFTILILNSVVVLTLSASLIAVNDDSDKPSGVSKWKYFIGFICTIAASAMYSLILSLMQLSFDKFIKKETFSAVLEMQIYTSLVATCVSTVGLFASGEWNTLHGEMEAFGKGSLAYVMTVVWTAISWQVCSVGVVGLIFIVSSLFSNVISTVSLAITPIASVIAFHDKMGGVKVIALLLACWGFASYIYQNYVDDSNARKAQIDVDGSQNDSVC